A section of the Hevea brasiliensis isolate MT/VB/25A 57/8 chromosome 17, ASM3005281v1, whole genome shotgun sequence genome encodes:
- the LOC110662490 gene encoding vacuolar protein sorting-associated protein 29 isoform X1, with the protein MVLVLALGDLHIPHRAADLPAKFKSMLVPGKIQHIICTGNLCIKVHLYLREVHDYLKTLCPDLHITRGEYDEEMRYPETKTLTIGQFKLGLCHGHQVIPWGNLDSLAMLQRQLDVDILVTGHTHQFTAYKHEGGVVINPGSATGAYSSITYDVNPSFVLMDVDGLRVVVYVYELIDGEVKVDKIDFKKTTTTTHSAH; encoded by the exons ATGGTTTTGGTGTTAGCTTTAGGGGATTTACACATACCCCATAGAGCAGCCGATCTGCCTGCCAAGTTTAAGTCAATGCTTGTTCCTGGCAAGATCCAACACATCATTTGCACTGGCAATCTTTGTATCAAAGTACATCTCTATCTGAGG GAAGTTCACGACTATTTGAAGACTCTTTGTCCTGACTTGCATATTACTCGAGGTGAATATGATGAAGAAATGCGATATCCAGAAACCAAAACGCTTACTATTGGTCAATTCAAGTTGGGGCTTTGCCATGGTCATCAG GTTATTCCATGGGGGAACTTAGACTCACTAGCAATGCTCCAGAGACAACTGGATGTAGACATACTTGTGACGGGTCATACACATCAGTTCACAGCTTACAAACATGAAGGAGGAGTCGTTATAAACCCAGGGTCTGCCACAGGTGCCTACAGCAGCATTACCTATGATGTAAATCCTAGCTTTGTGCTCATGGACGTTGATGGCTTGCGGGTCGTAGTGTATGTGTACGAACTCATTGATGGAGAGGTTAAAGTTGACAAGATTGATTTTAAGAAGACGACTACCACTACTCACTCTGCTCATTGA
- the LOC110662490 gene encoding vacuolar protein sorting-associated protein 29 isoform X2, whose protein sequence is MVLVLALGDLHIPHRAADLPAKFKSMLVPGKIQHIICTGNLCIKEVHDYLKTLCPDLHITRGEYDEEMRYPETKTLTIGQFKLGLCHGHQVIPWGNLDSLAMLQRQLDVDILVTGHTHQFTAYKHEGGVVINPGSATGAYSSITYDVNPSFVLMDVDGLRVVVYVYELIDGEVKVDKIDFKKTTTTTHSAH, encoded by the exons ATGGTTTTGGTGTTAGCTTTAGGGGATTTACACATACCCCATAGAGCAGCCGATCTGCCTGCCAAGTTTAAGTCAATGCTTGTTCCTGGCAAGATCCAACACATCATTTGCACTGGCAATCTTTGTATCAAA GAAGTTCACGACTATTTGAAGACTCTTTGTCCTGACTTGCATATTACTCGAGGTGAATATGATGAAGAAATGCGATATCCAGAAACCAAAACGCTTACTATTGGTCAATTCAAGTTGGGGCTTTGCCATGGTCATCAG GTTATTCCATGGGGGAACTTAGACTCACTAGCAATGCTCCAGAGACAACTGGATGTAGACATACTTGTGACGGGTCATACACATCAGTTCACAGCTTACAAACATGAAGGAGGAGTCGTTATAAACCCAGGGTCTGCCACAGGTGCCTACAGCAGCATTACCTATGATGTAAATCCTAGCTTTGTGCTCATGGACGTTGATGGCTTGCGGGTCGTAGTGTATGTGTACGAACTCATTGATGGAGAGGTTAAAGTTGACAAGATTGATTTTAAGAAGACGACTACCACTACTCACTCTGCTCATTGA
- the LOC110662488 gene encoding transcription factor PRE3 translates to MSSRRSRSRPSSGSSRITDDQILDLVSKLQQLLPEIGNRRSDKVSAAKVLQDTCNCIRSLHREVDDLSERLSELLATTDTAQAAIIRNLLTQ, encoded by the exons ATGTCTAGCCGAAGATCGAGATCAAGACCATCATCAGGGAGTTCAAGAATCACAGATGATCAGATCCTGGATCTTGTTAGTAAGTTGCAACAGCTTCTTCCTGAGATTGGCAATAGGCGTTCGGACAAG GTTTCAGCTGCCAAGGTTTTGCAGGACACATGCAACTGTATCAGAAGCTTGCACAGAGAGGTTGATGATCTTAGCGAGCGGCTTTCTGAGCTATTGGCAACTACAGACACTGCCCAGGCTGCCATAATTAGGAACTTACTTACCCAATAG
- the LOC110662489 gene encoding probable serine/threonine-protein kinase PBL3: MGNFCGGVGTNKVENSLSYQQETSGIANVHNRNTYYSALSSPKLLANFEEKVIRSPPPPRSEGDILSSPNLKAFTLTDLQNATRNFRPDNLIGEGGFGDVYKGWIDEQTLGAASSSQGMVVAVKKLNPEGFQGHQEWLSEVNYLGQLHHPNLVKLIGYCLDGENRLLVYEYMPKGSLENHLFRRGAQPLSWALRIKVAIGAARGLSFLHDSEQQVIYRDFKASNILLDSEFNAKLSDFGLAKAGPTGDRSHVSTRVLGTQGYAAPEYIATGRLTARCDVYSFGVVLLELLTGRRALDKTRVGLEQSLVDWAKPYLGDRRKLFRIMDTKLQGEYPQRGAFMVALLALHCISEAKLRPPMAEVLATLEELPATTKLGNSPSQSEQQITSDLTFGSPFRDNERSPTHVTPVGSPFPLHMNSPAYMDTRGSPLPSHMNSPHLKILEG, encoded by the exons ATGGGGAATTTCTGTGGCGGCGTGGGTACGAACAAAGTGGAGAATTCCTTGTCATATCAGCAGGAAACTTCTG GAATTGCAAACGTTCACAATAGAAATACCTATTATTCAGCTCTTTCAAGTCCAAAACTTCTGGCTAATTTTGAAGAGAAAGTAATTAGAAGTCCCcctcctccaagatctgaaggGGACATATTGTCTTCTCCAAATTTGAAAGCCTTCACACTTACTGATCTTCAGAATGCAACCAGAAATTTCCGTCCTGATAATCTCATTGGCGAAGGAGGATTTGGTGATGTTTACAAGGGATGGATTGATGAGCAAACCCTTGGTGCTGCAAGCTCTAGTCAAGGGATGGTTGTTGCTGTCAAGAAACTTAACCCAGAAGGTTTTCAGGGTCATCAGGAGTGGTTG TCGGAGGTTAATTATCTTGGTCAGCTTCATCATCCCAATCTAGTAAAGCTTATTGGATACTGTCTGGATGGTGAAAACCGGCTTTTGGTCTATGAGTATATGCCTAAAGGCAGCCTTGAGAATCATCTGTTTAGAA GGGGTGCCCAACCATTGTCCTGGGCATTAAGGATCAAAGTTGCCATAGGTGCTGCTCGAGGGCTCTCTTTCCTGCATGACTCTGAGCAGCAAGTTATATATCGTGATTTCAAGGCATCCAATATCCTATTGGATTCG GAATTCAATGCAAAACTTTCAGACTTCGGCTTGGCAAAAGCAGGCCCAACTGGTGATCGTTCTCATGTTTCCACTCGAGTCCTGGGTACTCAAGGCTATGCTGCCCCTGAATACATCGCTACAG GTAGGCTAACTGCTAGATGTGATGTATATAGCTTTGGGGTTGTGTTGCTGGAGTTGCTGACTGGACGCCGTGCTCTTGATAAAACAAGAGTTGGGCTAGAGCAGAGCCTTGTGGATTGGGCAAAACCCTACTTGGGTGATAGGCGCAAGTTGTTCCGAATTATGGATACAAAGTTGCAGGGTGAGTACCCCCAGAGGGGAGCTTTCATGGTTGCTCTTCTTGCTTTACATTGCATCAGTGAGGCTAAACTCCGGCCACCAATGGCTGAGGTTTTAGCTACTTTAGAAGAGCTGCCAGCTACTACTAAACTGGGAAACAGCCCTTCTCAGTCAGAGCAACAAATTACGTCTGATCTTACCTTCGGGTCTCCATTTAGAGACAATGAACGTTCACCTACACATGTGACCCCCGTAGGGTCTCCATTTCCATTACATATGAATTCCCCTGCATATATGGATACCAGAGGATCTCCACTGCCATCACATATGAACTCCCCTCATCTGAAAATCCTGGAAggatga
- the LOC110662469 gene encoding uncharacterized protein LOC110662469, translating to MPTDTTYQCDAWLSEGEDMDHSLPEAEFLIQIYSHIIPFDSTEAGTSSADVTILKEFRVKREHLIHDTTSWYTIMTMLSEMNMPLYVHPIMIQKIAECAQESRDLDRKVIPMVVHLRTIQYTGTDEAGAFLESFNSQGLRFVGVSRSAIEALEKIKINKDSSKQCVICLEDISIGMEATRLPCSHIYHGSCVKNWLENSNLCPLCRFLVPS from the coding sequence ATGCCCACAGATACAACCTATCAATGCGATGCATGGCTGAGTGAAGGTGAAGACATGGATCATTCTTTGCCAGAAGCAGAATTCTTGATCCAAATATATTCCCACATTATTCCTTTCGATTCAACAGAAGCAGGTACCAGCAGTGCCGATGTTACAATCTTGAAAGAATTTCGAGTGAAAAGGGAACATCTAATACATGACACCACTTCTTGGTACACCATAATGACCATGCTTTCAGAGATGAACATGCCTTTATATGTTCATCCCATAATGATACAGAAAATAGCAGAATGCGCTCAAGAAAGTCGAGACTTGGACCGAAAGGTTATTCCTATGGTTGTGCATCTAAGGACTATACAATATACAGGTACTGATGAGGCTGGTGCTTTCCTGGAGTCTTTCAACTCGCAGGGCTTGAGGTTCGTTGGCGTTAGCAGGTCAGCGATTGAAGCATTAGAgaagataaaaattaataaagattCTTCGAAGCAATGCGTGATATGCTTGGAAGACATTTCGATTGGGATGGAAGCTACCCGCTTGCCTTGTTCGCACATCTATCATGGAAGTTGCGTAAAAAATTGGCTGGAGAATAGTAATCTTTGCCCACTCTGTAGGTTTCTGGTACCCAGTTGA